In the genome of Olsenella profusa DSM 13989, one region contains:
- a CDS encoding ABC transporter ATP-binding protein produces MQDPIQVSELKKSYPLSRKQRRELGVQSRRKIAVEDLSFSVDRGEIFGLLGPNGAGKTTTLRILATLIKPDSGDVRVCGRSVVASPVEVRKRIGFLTSELRLEEVFTPDYLFDFFSDLHDIDSVIRNRRKEELFSRFGIGSFAQTKIADLSTGMKQKASLVISIASDPEVIIFDEPTNGLDLIAARVVTDFLLELKERGKTILLSTHIFELAERVCDRIGIIIDGKMAQCGPLAEMTASESLESVFFGLYDHRDGRQVAQQ; encoded by the coding sequence GCAGAGAGCTGGGTGTGCAGTCGAGAAGGAAGATCGCTGTCGAGGATCTCTCCTTCTCGGTTGACAGGGGGGAGATATTCGGCCTGCTCGGCCCAAATGGCGCCGGCAAAACCACGACGCTGAGGATACTGGCGACCCTCATTAAGCCGGATTCGGGCGATGTGCGGGTCTGTGGTAGATCGGTGGTAGCCAGCCCAGTTGAGGTGCGAAAGAGGATAGGGTTCCTGACAAGCGAGCTTAGGCTCGAGGAGGTCTTTACCCCTGATTACCTCTTCGACTTCTTCTCCGATTTGCATGACATAGACTCCGTAATCCGGAACAGGCGCAAGGAGGAGCTGTTCTCCAGGTTCGGGATTGGGAGCTTCGCGCAGACGAAGATAGCCGACTTGTCGACGGGCATGAAGCAGAAAGCGTCACTTGTCATCTCGATTGCGAGTGACCCTGAAGTCATCATCTTTGACGAGCCAACAAATGGGCTTGATTTGATTGCCGCCAGAGTGGTTACCGATTTCCTCCTCGAACTCAAAGAGAGAGGGAAAACAATATTGCTGTCAACCCACATATTCGAACTGGCCGAGCGCGTTTGTGACAGAATCGGAATCATCATCGACGGTAAGATGGCGCAATGTGGCCCTCTTGCCGAAATGACGGCCTCGGAGTCCCTGGAATCGGTCTTTTTCGGGCTCTACGATCATCGAGATGGGCGGCAGGTGGCTCAACAATGA
- a CDS encoding ABC transporter permease, which translates to MRSTFLIFKKEIARFINGKVSAVLAVVLPGVLIFSMWTIMGNIINKPKDDGEPVKLAVMNLPESVRLAANPRQIALITLDSLPSRDDMHKRIQEGDYDALVVFPNDFDDQISSFRLYETTGGVPQVNVFYNSDDSKSLKAFEATKTFLDAFESSMVNCFDVNAGEDSYDLATPRDKTGFMSVSLIPFMLLILVFSSCMSVTTEAISGEKERGTLATLLATPIKRRHIAWGKSLACSLIGLTIAISSAIGIFASFPTIMQRSANFGVYGSAEYGLTALVVLSLTVLIVVMIMIISAFAKTTKEAQTYLAPAMVLVMGIGLLGMAGGEPQQALGYYLIPLYNGVEAMICILSFEFNIATLITCIISNFVYAVAGIFVLERLFESERLMFAR; encoded by the coding sequence ATGAGAAGTACGTTTCTGATTTTCAAGAAGGAGATCGCCCGGTTCATCAACGGCAAAGTGTCGGCCGTCCTCGCTGTAGTTCTGCCCGGAGTCCTGATCTTCAGCATGTGGACGATCATGGGTAACATCATAAACAAACCCAAGGATGACGGTGAGCCGGTGAAACTTGCGGTTATGAACCTGCCGGAAAGTGTCAGGTTGGCGGCAAACCCGAGACAGATAGCGCTGATAACTTTGGATTCGCTGCCCAGTCGTGATGATATGCATAAGCGGATACAAGAGGGAGATTACGACGCGCTGGTTGTCTTTCCCAATGATTTCGATGACCAGATATCCTCCTTCCGCCTGTACGAAACCACTGGAGGCGTTCCGCAGGTCAATGTGTTCTACAACTCGGACGATTCAAAATCCCTCAAGGCATTCGAGGCGACGAAGACATTCCTTGATGCGTTCGAGTCATCTATGGTGAACTGCTTCGACGTGAACGCTGGCGAGGACAGCTATGACCTTGCAACACCGCGCGACAAGACGGGGTTCATGTCGGTGTCTCTCATACCGTTCATGCTTCTCATTCTGGTGTTCAGCTCATGCATGTCCGTGACGACAGAGGCAATCTCCGGCGAGAAGGAAAGGGGCACTCTGGCCACGCTTCTCGCCACCCCGATCAAACGTAGACACATTGCTTGGGGGAAGTCGCTCGCCTGTTCCTTGATAGGTTTGACCATAGCGATTTCGAGTGCGATAGGGATATTCGCCAGCTTCCCTACTATTATGCAAAGAAGCGCTAACTTTGGCGTGTATGGCTCTGCTGAGTATGGGCTGACCGCCCTCGTAGTGCTGTCGCTCACCGTGCTCATCGTAGTCATGATTATGATCATATCGGCGTTTGCGAAAACCACCAAAGAGGCGCAGACGTACCTGGCACCGGCGATGGTTCTGGTTATGGGCATCGGCTTACTCGGCATGGCCGGAGGAGAGCCGCAGCAGGCGCTAGGATACTATCTTATCCCCCTGTACAACGGCGTCGAGGCGATGATCTGTATTCTGTCCTTTGAGTTCAACATCGCAACCCTGATTACCTGTATCATCAGTAATTTCGTTTATGCTGTCGCTGGCATCTTCGTCCTCGAACGCCTGTTTGAAAGCGAACGACTGATGTTTGCAAGATAA